The following are encoded together in the Culex pipiens pallens isolate TS chromosome 1, TS_CPP_V2, whole genome shotgun sequence genome:
- the LOC120419689 gene encoding uncharacterized protein LOC120419689: MSSNRKNTIFVDFGVLPARPPLDSVKAFVKKSMGLEPAGIKCLQLHNTRNGVLIEMADPATATKAAADNNLKHTIRSGEKCFRIPIYVDDNAVDVRVHDLPPGMPNNEIADGMAQYGEVLTITDDVWKNFFPGIPNGVRVLRMKLSKPVPSYVSIKGQLSLATHAGQTPTCRRCGQKSHPEKTCSSVKPKKKTAIVSNKKQDKPATTPIVPAATTTTVPDPISKVTDDDGFRTVEKKGKSIKPAWCELSGLFWFQSRK; this comes from the coding sequence ATGAGTTCTAATCGGAAAAACACGATCTTCGTGGACTTTGGTGTCCTCCCTGCCCGCCCACCGTTGGACTCCGTGAAAGCATTTGTGAAGAAAAGCATGGGCCTCGAACCTGCCGGGATCAAGTGTCTCCAACTGCACAACACCCGGAACGGCGTCCTCATCGAAATGGCTGACCCAGCAACAGCCACAAAAGCAGCAGCAGACAACAACTTGAAGCACACAATCCGTTCAGGTGAGAAGTGTTTCCGTATCCCGATCTACGTTGACGACAATGCCGTTGACGTCCGGGTCCACGACCTTCCACCCGGAATGCCGAACAACGAGATCGCTGACGGAATGGCGCAGTATGGAGAAGTGCTGACTATTACGGACGACGTTTGGAAGAACTTTTTCCCCGGGATTCCAAACGGGGTGCGGGTCCTGAGGATGAAACTCTCCAAGCCGGTTCCGTCGTATGTCAGCATCAAGGGCCAACTAAGTTTGGCCACTCATGCTGGCCAGACCCCGACTTGCCGACGATGTGGACAGAAAAGTCACCCGGAGAAAACCTGCTCATCCGTGAAACCAAAAAAGAAGACCGCGATCGTGAGCAACAAGAAGCAAGACAAACCAGCGACGACTCCTATTGTACCagctgcaacaacaacaacagtaccTGATCCCATCTCGAAGGTCACCGACGACGATGGGTTTAGAACTGTTGAGAAGAAAGGGAAGAGTATAAAACCTGCGTGGTGCGAGCTGtcaggtttgttttggtttcaaTCAAGGAAGTAA